CACTGTCATCGGCATACAGCAACAGCGCGTCCAATGGCAGACCAATGCGTTGATATAAGCTCCGATGGGCGAGAAGGCCGCCGTAGGTTGCAAAGGGTAATTGAACCATCGGCTGCTGATTTTGCTTCGCTTTGGGGTGGCCCCAGGGCAAGCGACGCCAAATCTTGTACGGCAGCTGCGCAATGTGAAAACCAAAGAAACTGGAGCGCCGCTGGATGGCGAAGCGCGTGGGGACACCGGCCGCAATATCGGCCTGATGAGTAGGGCGAAAACCCAGCACAGCGGCTTTGTCCCGACCATCAATACGCTCACGTTGGTATAGGCAATGGTGCAATGTGGCGATGGCATTGACGGTTGGCGCGTTGTCATCGTCCATCAGCCAGATGTATTCGGCACCCGCATCTATTGCTGCTTGAATGCCCACGGAATAGCCTTTGGCCGAACCGGTATTGTGTTGTAGATAAATCACCTGAACCTGCCCTGGCCATTTGCGTGTCAACGACTCAAGGGGGGCCACCGATGCATTACTGACAATTATCACCCGTTCGATTTGTGAGCTTGCTAGCGAGCGGCTGACTAGAGTTTGCAGGTAGGGCAGTCGGTCACCGTACGTCAGTGTCACCAGCGTTGTTTTATAAGTCATCGTGCGCTTCCAGACAATTTAGAAAAGTGGAGATGGCGCCTCGCGAACACGTTCGCTCTGAAAAAGTGATCCTGACCTCAGACTAGAGCTTCCATCCGTGCCAGGCTGCTTATAGGCAACGTGACCTTATGTTCGCGTTGCAGCAGATTTAGCAAAATGATGGCGCGCTCCTCCCCGTCGGCGGCGAGGAAAATAGCTTCAAGATCACAAAAGCTGCCGGTCTTGATTCTTACGTGTTCGCCTTGCTGAAATTCGGCTTTTGGCGGCGGTGAGGACAACCGTTGGCGAATTTGTTGGATCAAGTCATCGTGAACCGGCACCGGGTGTGAGCCGAAGGTAACGATACGCGCGACACCTCGAGTTGAGCGGATCGGATACCAATTGTCGTGGACCTGATCCATGCGAAT
The nucleotide sequence above comes from Pseudomonas sp. AB6. Encoded proteins:
- a CDS encoding glycosyltransferase encodes the protein MTYKTTLVTLTYGDRLPYLQTLVSRSLASSQIERVIIVSNASVAPLESLTRKWPGQVQVIYLQHNTGSAKGYSVGIQAAIDAGAEYIWLMDDDNAPTVNAIATLHHCLYQRERIDGRDKAAVLGFRPTHQADIAAGVPTRFAIQRRSSFFGFHIAQLPYKIWRRLPWGHPKAKQNQQPMVQLPFATYGGLLAHRSLYQRIGLPLDALLLYADDSEYTWRITAGGGRIFLVPDALLDDLEESWNIKAKTNNIYESFLLGGSDLRAYYGARNQAWFDKNIWATSSWVYSLNRWVFFCLLRVIAKRRGAEQRLNLIEKAIHDGESGVLGLNQSYPL
- the rfaH gene encoding transcription/translation regulatory transformer protein RfaH, translating into MTHMENPARWYLIQTKPRQEARAEEHLQRQQFECYRPLKAGATKKRNSRAAVQEELFPGYLFIRMDQVHDNWYPIRSTRGVARIVTFGSHPVPVHDDLIQQIRQRLSSPPPKAEFQQGEHVRIKTGSFCDLEAIFLAADGEERAIILLNLLQREHKVTLPISSLARMEALV